In the Arachis ipaensis cultivar K30076 chromosome B10, Araip1.1, whole genome shotgun sequence genome, one interval contains:
- the LOC107621491 gene encoding glutathione S-transferase T3-like, with protein sequence MLPASRHNSSGVGGSSNPSSQTPIQSSPNSQYSDFANSHGLDAIDLNDNDIEDRRQDIIQHWHWKEDEMLISAWLNVSTDPVVGTDQKGETFWSRIHSYCVEFCSDMTRGVVACKKQWYKINKAVAQFAGCYDQAGRNIRSGSNADDIKELAYKLYSTHYGQKFTFERHWNMLRLEQKWRSQLPTQSGGSKRTKVSATGAYSSSSNPETPLADEPGVDSPVHPQGSKKSKRKGKRKAQMSEDFSERKSSVVKKLSLMEDIKNVREKELLEREKEREEEKEHRAKMLAIKEKELQFQAAMKEQELQTQRYIKEMEIKAKEREMERMAKEREREMDMQILNADTSTMSEKRRALHEIACEKLIAKWFT encoded by the exons ATGTTacc TGCATCAAGACATAACTCATCTGGTGTTGGTGGCTCTTCTAACCCATCCTCTCAGACTCCTATACAATCTAGTCCAAATTCGCAATATTCAGATTTTGCCAACTCTCATGGATTAGATGCTATCGACCTCAATGATAATGATATTGAAGATCGGAGGCAAGATATTATTCAACACTGGCATTGGAAAGAGGATGAGATGCTGATCAGTGCATGGTTAAATGTTTCAACTGACCCTGTAGTTGGTACCGATCAAAAGGGGGAAACATTTTGGAGTCGAATTCATAGCTACTGTGTAGAATTTTGCTCCGACATGACAAGGGGGGTagttgcatgtaagaaacaatgGTATAAGATCAACAAGGCTGTTGCACAATTTGCTGGTTGCTACGATCAAGCTGGTCGAAACATAAGGAGTGGTTCGAACGCTGATGATATAAAGGAGTTGGCTTATAAACTTTATTCCACACATTATGGTCAAAAATTCACTTTTGAGAGGCATTGGAATATGCTTCGGCTGGAGCAAAAATGGAGAAGCCAACTACCTACACAGAGTGGCGGCTCAAAGAGAACCAAGGTTAGTGCAACTGGAGCATACTCATCCTCATCAAACCCAGAAACACCGTTGGCTGATGAACCCGGTGTGGACTCTCCCGTTCACCCACAAGGATCAAAGAAGAGCAAGCGAAAAGGTAAGAGAAAAGCACAGATGTCTGAAGATTTTAGCGAAAGAAAATCATCGGTTGTCAAAAAAttatctctcatggaagatattaAGAATGTTAGAGAAAAAGAACTACtggaaagggaaaaagaaagagaagaggagaaggaACATAGAGCAAAGATGTTGGCAATCAAAGAGAAGGAGTTACAATTTCAAGCggcaatgaaagaacaagaattacaaactcAGAGGTATATTAAAGAAATGGAGATAAAAGCAAAAGAAAGGGAAATGGAAAGGATGGCCAAAGAAAGGGAAAGGGAGATGGATATGCAAATACTTAATGCTGACACGTCTACAATGAGTGAAAAACGACGAGCTCTTCATGAGATTGCATGTGAAAAACTAATTGCCAAGTGGTTTACTTAA